Below is a genomic region from Pseudomonas svalbardensis.
GGTGGCATTCAGCCGCTGATGAAGCGCATGCTCGCCGCCGGCATGCTGCATGGCGATGCGCTGACGGTCACCGGCAAAACCCTGGCCGAAAACCTGGAAAACGTGCCTGACTACCCCGAAGGTCAGGACGTGATCCTGCCCTTCGACCAACCGATCAAAAAGGACTCCCATTTAGTGGTGCTGCGCGGCAACCTTTCGCCCACCGGTGCCGTGGCCAAGATCACCGGCAAGGAAGGTTTGCGCTTTGAAGGCACGGCGCGGGTCTACCACGGTGAGGAAGGCGCGCTGGCCGGCATCCTCAACGGCGAAGTCAAAGCCGGCGATGTGATCGTGATTCGCTATGAAGGCCCAAAAGGTGGCCCGGGCATGCGCGAAATGCTCTCGCCCACGTCGGCGGTCATGGGCAAGGGGCTGGGCAAGGACGTTGCGCTGATCACCGACGGCCGCTTCTCCGGCGGTTCACATGGGTTTGTCGTGGGTCATATCACGCCCGAAGCCTTTGATGGCGGGCCGATTGCGCTGATTGAAGACGGCGACAGGATCACCATCGACGCCGAATCACGGCAGATTACGGTCGATGTTTCCGACGCCGAACTGGCCGAGCGCAAAACCCGCTGGGTGCGCCCGGAATCCAAGTACAAACGCGGGGTGTTGGCCAAGTACGCGAAGACGGTGTCCAGCGCCTCGGAAGGCGCGGTGACGGATAAGTATCTCTAGGCGTTTCATGCGCGAGCTTGCGTCCGGCTCTGTAGCCCTGTAGCAGCTGTCGAGCTTGCGAGGCTGCGTTCGGTTCGGGCCGCGTTCGGACGAAGCAGTCGTAAGGTCAGACAATGCGGTGTGTCAGATTCACCGCGCACTCAGGGTTTACGACTGCTTCGTCCGAACGCGGCCCGAACCGAACGCAGCCTCGCAAGCTCGACAGCTGCTACAGGGATCGCGTTTTGGCTTAGAGTCTGAACCGATCCACCGACTGCGACAGCTTGCCCGCCAGGGTGGACAGCTCATCGGTGGTCGAGGCGGTCCGGCCGATGACCTTGCTGTTGCCTTCGGACATGCCGGCAATCATTTCGACCTGATGGGCGATTTCGTTGCTGGCCAGGCTCTGCTCACCGATGGTGCGGGTGATGTCATTGACCAGTTGCGTGGTGTTCAACGTGGCGTCGAGGATTTCGCGAATCGCGCGCTCGACGTCGGCGGTCACGGCCATGCCTTTGTCGACCTGCGCCACGCCCGCTTCCATGCTGGTCACCGCCTCGCGGGTGCTTTGCTGGATGCGTGAGACCATCGTGGCAATTTCCTGGGTGGAGGCGCTGGTGCGTCCCGCCAGGCTGCGCACTTCGTCGGCCACCACGGCAAATCCACGCCCTTGCTCACCGGCACGAGCGGCTTCGATCGCGGCGTTGAGCGCCAGCAGGTTGGTTTGATCGGCAATGCCCTTGATCACTTGGATGATGCTGAAAATCCCTTCGGACTCCTTGTCCAGCGTGCGGATCACCTGGGCCGATTGCTGCGCCGAACGCGCAATACCGTCCATGTCGTTGACCACCTGATGGATCACACGACCGCCATCCTTGGCCAGTGCCTCGGCTTGATTGGCCATGTTCAGCGCCCGCTCGGCATGCCGGGTGATCTCCTCGATGCTCGCGGTCATTTCGCTGGCGGCCGCCGCCATGGTGCTGGCCGCTACGCTTTGCTGCTGACTGCTCCCGGCCACTTCATGGCAGCCGCTACTCAATTGCTCACTCATGCCGCTCACGCCGTGGGCGTTGCTGCGCACTACTTCGATCATGCCGCGCAGGTCGCGCTGCATGGTCGCGAGGCTGCGAATCAGGGCGCTCGCTTCGTCGTTGTGAGCGGGTTCGACAATCGGTTCGCTCAGGTTGCCATGGGCGATGCTGTCGGCGATGCGGCTGGCGGTCTGCAACGGCCCCATGATGCTCAGAATCACCCAGCGGCCCTGGGCGAGCAGCAATAACAGGCTGGCGATGAGTACGCTGCCAAGGGTGAAGTTGGCGTTGCTGATGACTTTTTGAGTGCCGGCGCTGGTCTGTTGGGTGTTGGTTTCGATCAGTTCACTGAGAGCGGCCATCTGGTCTTCCAGCTGGCTGAACGCAGTATTGAAGGTGCCCAGATCTTTTTGAGCAGCCTCCGGATTTTCCAGCGCCAACCCGACGATCCGTTCGGCTGCGCTGATGTAGTTGTCGAGGCTTGGCTTGATCTTGCTCAGGCCCGCTTTAAGGGTGTCGTTGACCGGCAGCTTGAGGTTTTCACCGAGCATGTCACGAAAATGCGCCGCATGTTCCTCGATGGAACTGCGCACCTCGGCTTTGCTGCTGGTGCTTTTACCCAAGCCCACCACCATCGCGGAAAGCACGTCGGCGCGTAATGCGTCGTGCATCATGTCGGCTTCGAGGTGATTGCGCAGCACGGCCATACTGACCTCGTTTTCATTCACCGCCTCAGCCATCTGAGTGTTCCCCAGGTAACTGACCAGGCTCATGATCAACGCGGTAATCAGCCCGGTGCCAATCAGCAGAATCAAACGTAATTTTATGGACACTCTGTGGATCCTCTCTCAGCACGTTTGTCAGTGGCGTAAAGCCAACTGCGGATTGGTTTGCTGAAGAGGCTATCGGCTGGCGCAAGCCGTTATTTAAGCGAATATCCATACGCGCATGTCTTTACGACATGCGGTATGTTTTTTCGGTTTTGAGGGCGCCTGAATCAGGCAGCGGAGAAGAAGTAGCGCGTCAGGTGAAAGAAGATTGGTGCTGCGAAGCAAATCGAGTCCATCCGGTCGAGCATGCCGCCGTGGCCCTTGATCATGGTCCCCCAGTCCTTGGCGCTCAAACTGCGTTTGATCGCCGACATGACCAGCCCACCGAGAAAACCCATCACCACGATGACGAACGACATCATCAGTGACTGCCAGAAGCTGAAGGGGGTCATCCAGAACATGCAGCCGCCAATCAGTGTTGCAGACAGGCCTCCACCGACCAGTCCTTCCACCGTTTTTGATGGACTCACCAGCGGCGCTACCTTGTGTTTGCCGAAGAGCTTGCCGAACACGTACTGCAACACGTCACTCAACTGAACGACGAACACCAGGTAGAACAGCAGCAGCGCGTTTTGGCCCGTGAATCCTTCCAGATCCAAAAGCAAAAGTGCGGGCGCATGGCTGATGCAATAAATGCAGATCATCACGCCCCACTGGATCTTCGCCGTCCTTTCCAGGAAGCCGTCAGTGTCCTGGCTCAGTACCGCAATCGCCGGTAGCAGCAAGAATGAATACACCGGGATCAGCAGCGTGAACATCGAATACCAGTGCATACCGATCAGTATGTATTGCAGCGGGATCAGGATGAAGAACGCCGAAAACAGGGCGTTATGGTCACCCCGCCTGGTCGGTGTCAGGGTGATGAACTCCCTGAGCGCGAACAGTGAGATGAATCCGAACAGGACAACCGTTGCATTACCGCCCAGCAGGTAGGAAGCGAAGAAAATGATGACCATCCCCCACCAGGCATTCACGCGCTGATTGAGGTTTTCGATGGTCGAGACAGCGCCTTCCGTTTTGGCCCGCCGGGCCAGCAGTCGACCGGCGAGCGAAGCAATCGCCAGCAAGCACGCCAATCCAAAAAAGAACCACAAAAACTTTGCTTCAAGACTCATTTCGACAGCCCCACAATGGCGTTACGCGCGCGTTCCAGAAACACCTGTTTATCCTCGCCAGCAATCCTTTCCATCGGATTGCCGATACGGATCGTGCAGATGATCGGCAGAGGGACGTGTTTGCCTTTGGGCATGGAGCGATGAAGGTTTTCCAGGTAGATAGGCACCAGGTCGACATCGGGGAAGGTCTCGCTCAACCGGTAAAGACCTGATTTGAATTCCCCCGGCAGTGCCTCGGATGAGCGAGTGCCTTCAGGAAAGAAGATGATCGAATGACCCGCCTGCACCACATCGAAAATGGGCTCCAGGGCGTTTTTACCGGGCGCCGGTTTACGGTCAATCAGCACGGCGTTGAGCCCTTTCTGCGAGATGTACGACAGAAACCGGTTCTTTCCCCAGTAATCGGCAGCGGCGATCGGCTTCACATTTAACCTGGCCTCGGGCGGCAGGGCTGCAATGATGGCCAAGGTGTCCATGTGACTGGTGTGATTGGCGAAATAGATTCGCTGACGCGAGAGATCCGGCGGACTCTCCCACCTGGCCGTGACGCCAATAACCAGTCGAAGAACAGAAATCAACGCATTACTGATCCACATGGTCGGCCCCTTTCAGCTGCCTGGCGATCGCCAGCGTTCGCGTGACGCAGGTTGCGACTGAGCCAATGGCGATGACAGCCAGCGCGATCAACAGTACGTAGTGAGTGCCATAAACGCTGGCTTCGACGGCATTCAGCAGCAGTCCTGCGGTCATCACGGCCATTCGATGCTGCTTGGCCATAGGGCCGATGAAGGTCTGCTTGAGGCCAATCGAGCCGCCGAACACCCTGACATAAGCAGTCAGTGCCGCCGCCAGGGCAGCAAACCATCCGAGGTCGGATTGGCCAATGGCATACCCCAACCCTACGATCAGCAGGCTGTCGGCAATCCGGTCCGGGAATTCGTTGTAGAGACTGCCGATATCGGACTTCTTGCCGCCCTCAATCGCCACCATCCCATCGAAGAGATTGCACAGCAGGCGCAACTGAATGCCGATCGCGCAGCAGATCGAGCCAATGACACCGCTATCAATATTGAGCGCCACGACGCCGGCAAGCGCGAAGGCGATGCTGGCGACGGAAATCTGATTGGGGGAAATGTCTCTTTTCACCAGAATGTCGGTGATGCGTTTTGCCCAGCCCGCAGAGCGCGTCTTGATGGGCCTTCTGTTGTCATCCACTAGCCAATATCCCTATAAATGATGAGTTACTACGTGTTGCATTGTAATGGCGAGTCGCGCTGACTACACCCAGCAATATGAAGACTTTGCTAACGAACCCTGCTCGCCCAGGACAAAAGTTTTCACCTTCATTTTTCGGGACGTCGTTCTGACCTTAAACCTCGAGACAAGCCCTCAACGCAAGTTCGTTTTTTCTCGGCCGCAGAACATTGCCGAACTGAAAGCGCTGACCGCCGAGAACCTGACCATCACCGTATCGGGTGACGTAGCGTTGGTCCTTCATCACTTCTCGGCACAAGCGCTCAAAGGCACCGAAGTGGTTCCGACCGAAATCGAGAACTTCCAGATTTGGCAAAAACAGAAAGGCCACGGGTTGCTGGTAGGCCGACAAGCGTTCAAGTTCTGATTTTCGTAACGAAGGGGACATCGGTCAGCCAGGCTGCGGTGTCCCTACCCTCCCCTTTTACCTACCGTTGATCCGCGAGTGCGCGGCGGAAAAGTCTGTCGATTCAAACTGCGACCACTTGTAGAAAAGGCCAGCGAGCCTTATAACTCCGGGCCTTCTGATCGAACAGATCGGGCTGATGATTCACCGGATTAATCCGTAAAAGCCCTTCTTCGACATCGTTCAAACCGTAAGGCGCATACACCTCGCCGGTCACCACATCCAGACCGATACACGTCCCCGCAATCAGATACCGATCGATGCCATCCTTTGTCGACTGAAGCTTGGGATAAGCCCTGCCAAATCGCTGACCGTACCAAAGGTGAACCCGTGCCTGGTTCTTGATTTCGATGTTTACGTCGAGGTCGTGAAAGAGTTTCCGGGCGGCGATGATGACTTCATTCTCGGCCTCCCACGACACGTCTTTATCAAAGTAGAAAACGTCGTAATCCTTGATGCCCCAAGCGGCGGGAAGCCCGGCTTGATGATTCCAGACCGCCTGAAAAAGGCAGCCCGCCGTCAACAGGCATTGGTTCAGGCCGAGTGAAGGTAAGCGTCGGGCAATCTCGGCGTTTGCCGGATTGGCCATCGCGATCTCAATCAACGTTTCAGCGGTTAACGTCATGCTCTCTCCATGGGATGCGTCAAATCCTGGGGGCTGACGATACCTTAAAACCGCCTGACGAAAGACCGGACAACTGGGTTTCACTCCACTCGGCAGACCGCTACAGTGGCGCGACCGATACCTGAGAAACGATGAACATGGATGCACTTCACCAAGGAAGTTGCCTGTGCGGCGCAGTGAAATATCGAGTGGCCGCCGAGCTGAAAGCGGTTACCCATTGCCATTGCAGCCAATGTCGCAAGGGCCACGGGGCAGCATTCGCGACGTATGCAAGCGCCCTCAGGTCGGCGATTACGATCGTTGCGGGGGGCGAGACGCTCAAAACCTTTCACTCATCTGAAGGCGTCGCACGACAGTTCTGTGGCGAGTGCGGCTCTTCGCTGTTCTGGTCTGATTCCAAAGGTGAGTATTCGGATTGGATGTCCTTGGCGATAGGCACGCTGGATACCCCGTTCCTGAGTGAAAAACAGAAACACGTGTGTGTTGCATCGAAAGCGCCGTGGTACGCAATCGAGGATCAGTGGCCACGGACGGAGTGAGCGCTTTCGGCCAAGAAGCGGAACCACATGATGTACATTGATACCTGATCCCAAATTCACTGATGGGAGGGACCGTATATGACGACGCGAACTGAAACTGCCATCCTGGCCGGTGGCTGCTTCTGGGGCATGCAGGATTTGCTGAGACGTTACCCCGGCGTGCTGTCCACGCGGGTAGGCTACTCGGGCGGCGATGTGCCCAATGCGACTTACCGCACCCATGGCACGCATGCGGAAGCGATCGAGATCGTGTTCGATCCGGACCAGATCAGCTATCGCCAGATCCTCGAGTTTTTCTTCCAGATCCACGACCCGACAACGAAGAATCGTCAGGGCAACGATGTGGGTATGAGCTACCGTTCTGCACTCTTCTATCTCAACGATGAACAGAAGCAGGTGGCCGAGGACACGGTGGCCGACGCTGATGCATCTGGCTTGTGGCCCGACAAGGTCGTGACTGAAATCGTGCCCGCAGGCCCGTTCTGGGAAGCAGAGCCGGAACATCAGGACTACCTCGAACACTATCCCAACGGCTACACGTGCCATTTCATTCGGCCAGACTGGAAACTGCCTAAACGAGGGTGATGGTCAGGCCAAAAATGGTCCCGCCGGCAGCTGTCGGCGAGACCGAGTCCGTGTGCTGCACGCCGAATAACCATGCTCCTACGCCGGAAAAGCCCCGCCCTTCCCTGCCACCACATACAGGTGGTCGGAAGATTTGCCTTTTTCCTCCAGGCGCGCCTCAATGCCCGGCAGGCTACGCTGGCCAATTCGCTCAATCGTCCTCATGCAACTTGATACCGCGGGCGTGAAGCAGATGCGGGATCACCAGCACCAGCAGCGTTAGCGCGAGGAACGCGGCCGATATCGGTTGCGTCACAAACACCAGCCAGTCTCCCTCGCTGATGGACAACGCATTGCGCAGCTGCTTTTCAGCCATCGGCCCGAGCAGCATGCCGACGATCACGGGGGCGACGGGAAAATCGAAACGACGCATCAGCACCCCACCCCAACCGATCGCCAACATCAGAAAAAGGTCGAAGGAAGAATGGCGCATGCCGTACACGCCGATGGTGGCAAACACCAGAATGCCGGCGTTCAGGTACGGCCGGGGAATCTGCAGGAGCTTGACCCAAAGGCCCACCAACGGGAGGTTCAACACTAACAGGATCACGTTGCCGATATACAGCGAGGCCACCAGGGTCCAGACCAGTTCCCCCGACGTCTGGAAGAGCATCGGCCCCGGTTGCAGGTTGTAGTTCTGGAACGCGGCCAACAGAATCGCCGCAGTGGCGGACGTCGGGATGCCGAGCGTCAGCAGTGGCACCAAAGAACCCGTCGCGCTCGCGTTGTTGGCCGCCTCGGGACCGGCAACGCCCTCGATCGCCCCCTCGCCCTTGTTGCCTGCAAACTCTTTCGGGTACTTGCTCAGTTTGCGTTCCGCCGAATAGGACAGGAACGTCGGAATTTCAGCGCCACCGGCCGGAATCGACCCGAATGGAAAACCGATCAACGTGCCCCGTAGCCAGGCGGGGACCGAGCGTTTCCAGTCAGAGCGCGTCATCCACAACGAGGTCAAACGGTGCCGACCGGACGCTTCTTCTTTTTGATAAAGCAGGCTGTACAAGGCTTCACCCACTGCAAACAAACCGACCGCCACGAGCACGACTTCGATGCCATCAACCAACTCCGGCACCGCCAAGGTGTAGCGGGCAATGCCCGAGGTCGAGTCCAGGCCGATCAAGCCGATGGTCAGTCCAATCCCGAGCGAGACAAAACCACGCAGCATCGAAGCACCGAGTACCGCAGACACCGTCGTGAAGGACAACACCAGAATCGCGAAATACTCGGCAGGACCAAACTTGAGCGCCAGCGTGGCAACAATAGGGGCAAATAACGTCAGGAACACCGTCGCGATAGTGCCGGCAACAAATGACCCTATCGCGGCCGTTGCCAGGGCCGGTCCTGCCCGGCCGTTGCGCGCCATGAGATTGCCTTCCAGGGCCGTGACCATGGAGGACGATTCGCCGGGCGTATTGAGCAGGATAGAGGTGGTCGAGCCGCCGAACTGCGCGCCGTAATAGATGCCGGCGAACATGATCAAGGCGCCCGTAGGATCGACCTTGGCGGTAATCGGCAGCAACAACGCCACCGTCAGCGCCGGCCCAATACCCGGCAAGACACCAATGGCGGTGCCGAGCAAACAGCCGATAAAGCCCCACATCAAATTGATCGGTGTCAGCGCAGCAGAAAAACCAATGGCCAAGTTCGCAAGAGTTTCCACCTTGATTACCTCCTTCAGCCCGGGTCAGATCCAGGCGTTGACAAGGGGCGGCAGGGAAACCCCTAGCCCGGCGTTGAACAGCCAGTAAATCGGCAGGGTCAAGGCAATGCCGATGGCGAGGTCCTTCACCGGACGACGACTGCCAAACCCCCGCGCCGAACAGGCAAACAGCAGCCCGGCGGCCAATACGAACCCGATGAGGTTAATCAGCATGGCCACCCCCACAAGTCCCGCCGTCACCCAGGCTGCGCCGGATTTGCCGCCGGGCAGCGCTTGGGCGGCTTCGTCGCTGTGGTCTGCCAACTCGCGAAAACCACCGGTGACGGCCTGATAACACAGCAACAGACCGACAACGCCCAGGAACACCGCGACGGCGTACGGATAGACGTGGGCTCCCAGGATGACGAAGCCCATCTCGGGAGGAAAGCGGAATGCGCCCACCGCCAACACGGCGCTGATGGCAATCACTCCGGCGCCGATCGCCAGTTGTACCGGCACGATTGCGCGAGACTGAGTCATTTCGAAACCAGCCCGACCTCGACCAGCATTGCACGCAGCCGCACATGCTCTTCGTCGACGAATTTGCCGAACTCATCGCCGGTCAGGACGTTGGGTGCCCATTTGTTGGTGTCGATATTGTCTTTCCAGACCTTGCTGTTGGCGGCAGCCACGACGGCGTCGATCACTGCTTTGCGCTGCTCGGGCGTGAGGTTCGCGGCACCGTAAACACCGCGCCAATTGCCGATGGTCACGTCGTAGCCTTTCTCCTTGAGGGTCGGGGCATCGATGCCTTCAATGCGTTCTGGCGCGCCGATGGCAAGTACTCGGAACTGGCCGTTCCTGATGTATTGGCCAAGCTCGGCATAACCACCGGTGATCACCTTGATCTGCCCGCCCAATGCTTGAGCAACGACTTCACCCCCACCCGCGAAGGCGACGTAATTCACCTTGTTGACCGGCACACCCATTTTTGCGGCCAATTCGGCAATGCCGATGTGATCGATCGACCCCTTGGAGCCACCGCCCCAAGAAATACTGGTCGGCTTGTCTTTGAAGACTTTCAGCAAGTCCTCCAGGGTTTTGAATTCAGACTCCTTGCGGACGGCAATCACGTTGTATTCGGTAAACAGCCGAGCAATCGGCGTTACGTCCTTCAAGGTGATTTGCGGTTTGTTTTGTTCAATGGCAGTGACCATGATCGCACCGACAACCAGCAGCGCATTCGGATCACCCTTGGTGCTGTTGGCGAACTGCGCCAGCCCCAATGTCCCCCCTGCTCCGCCCTTGTTCTCGAAGGTGGTGGATTTGGCCGTGTTGGCCTCGATTAAAGCTTTGCCCAGAACCCTGGCGGTCTGGTCATAGCCGCCACCCACAGAACCCGGGGCCATGAACTTGACGGTGTCCAGCGCAAAGGCCGGTGTCGCGAGTGCAGCAGCGGTAACGGCCGTTGCGATGCAGCGGCTGAATCGACGGAACAAGGCGGACATAAGTTGTCTCCCGATTGCATTGTTTTTATAGGTGCCGGGTGAACGCCGAGCAGGGCGAACAAACCCTGCTCAATGAACACTGGCCTGCGGATAAGCGTAGGCCATGGTTAGGGAGACAGCATTTAACCAATTCGCTATCGTCACTCGCCTATGAACCGGCCAAGCAAGCTATTGATGTTCAAACTTCTACTTCTTCAGAAACATTTGCTCGGCGTAGCGTTGAAAAATGTCGGACTATTCTAAAAACCCTCTGCGGTGAAAACTCGCCAGGACTCACGTAGATCAATGATCTGCAACAGGAGACTTGTCATGAACGGCATGCTCGGCAGCATTGGATTGTCACTGTTACTGGCTGCAACGGCGGCGTTCGCGCATCACGGCTGGAGTGAATACGACTCCAGCACCCCCCTGCAGTTGAACGGCACGATAGAAGAATCCGGTTACTCCCATCCACACGGCTTCGTGCGTCTCAAAACACAAGACAAAACCTGGAACGTCGTCCTGGCACCACCCTCGCGCATGGAGAACCGCGGCCTTTCCCGGGACATGCTGAGTGTGGGGAACACGGCCAGCGTGGTCGGCTATCAGAATCGAAACAAACCCGATGAAATGCGCGCCGAACGCATCACGGTCGGCGGCAAAACCACAGAGTTGAGATGATGCAGGCCATCGATACCAGCGCTGGTTCGGGTCCGGACAGCTGGCTGGACTGGGTGGGTGACTCGCAGCTTGGCGCGGCCATGCGGGGCGACCTGTGGTTGTATCCGATGGTCGAGGTGGTTCACATCATTGGATTTGCGGTGCTTGTCGGCTCTGTGGTGATGTTCGATCTACGGGTGCTCGGGCTGTCGAAAGAGATTGCGGTAACAGCCCTGGCTCGCCACCTCCTGACCTGGTCCATCCTGGCCCTGCTGTTGATCGTGCCCGCCGGGCTGATGATGTTTTCAGCCCATCCCCATGACTTCGCCTCGAATGACATTTTCATCTTGAAGCTATGCCTGATCGCCACTGCCGGGCTCAACGCTGCTCTTTTCCACGTCGGGGTATACCGCTCGGTCACCCAGTGGAACACGGGCACTGCGGCGCCTGGAATCGCAAAAATCCAGGCGCTGCTTTCGATTGGGTTATGGGTCAGCGTGGTGATGTGCGGTCGGCTATTGGCGTACACCTGATCATCAGGTATTGGTTTTCAACTTGGTCCACAGGCGAGTAGTCAACCGTGCGATGGCAGCGGGAAGTTCCTCTACGGTAAACAGCTTGTCCAGCACACGTGTCGGCGGGTAAATCGCCAGGTCCTGCTTCACAGCCGGAACAACATATTCATCCGCCGCAAGGTTGGGGTTGGCGTAATGGATGCTGTTGCTGATGTTGGCAATGACCTGCGGTGTCAGCAGGTAGTTCATGTAGGCGTAGCCATTCTTCTCGTGCGGCGCGCTCTTTGGCATGACCACCATGTCGAACCACAGGGTGGAACCTTCGTCAGGGATCGAATAGGCGATTTCAATGCCGTTGTTGGCTTCCTTGGCGCTGGCGGCCGCCTGCACGATGTCGCCATTGAAACCGATCACCGCGCAGACATTGCCGTTCGCCAGGTCGCTGATGTACTTGGAGGCGTGGAAATACTGGACGTAAGGTCTGATTTTGAGCAGCGCCTGCTCGGCTTTCTTGTAATCCGCCGGCTCGTGACTATGGGACGGCAACCCCAGGTAATTCAGGGTGATCGGCAGGATCTGCGTAGGGTTATCGATAATCGCCACGCCGCACTGGCTCAGCTTTTTAATGTTGTTCTCATCAAAAAACAGATTCCAGGAATGGGTGACATCGGTGCTGCCGAAGATCGCCTTGATCTTCTCGACGTTGTAGCCAATACCCGCCGTGCCCCACATGTACGGATAGCCGTATTGATTACCCGGATCATTGACCTCGAGTTTTTTCATCAGTGCCGGGTCAAGGTTTTTCCAGTTGGGTAACTGGCTTTTGTCGAGTTTCTGAACCGCCCCGGCTTTGATCAATCGGGACAGAAAATGGTTCGAAGGGCTCACCACGTCATAGCCGGTGTTGCCGGTCATCAGCTTGGATTCCAGCACTTCGTTACTGTCGTGAATGTCGTACGTTGCCTTGATCCCCGTTTCCTTGGTGAACGTGGTCAAGGTGTCGTCGGCGATGTAGCCGTTCCAGTTTGAAATATTGACGACTTCGTCAGCGTAAGTGGCTGCTGACAACGTCGACAGCACGACCATCAGGGAAATGTTGTTGACGCGCATGTTCAATCACCGTGTGTTTGATGAGTTTTTATTGTTTGATCGCCGGGTGTTCTAGATTTCTGTTTTGGCCCTGACCGCCTCCACGCGCATTCGAAGCATGGCACCGATATCGAGCAAGGGGCGCGGCGGCAGCCAGCCCGGCGCGGCTCTGCGCATCACTGATTCGAGGATGGGCGAGCTGTCACCCGACGCCAGTTCGGCGAGCAAGCGTCCCCAAAGGGTGCCGCGTGCGACGCCCGAACCATTGCAGCCGGCCACCGCAAACACACCCTCGTCGACCTTGGCGAAATACGGTTGCCCGGTGCGTGAAGCGCTCAAGTGTCCGGTCCAGGTGTATTGAATGTCCTGCTCGCTCAGGAACGGGAAGCGTCGTTGCAAGCCGAGCACATGGTGTTTGCGACGGTACAAAAGCTCACTGTCGGATAAATCCCGAGATCGGTATTCCGCCGTATTGCGGATCATCACGCGGCGGTCCGGGGTCAGTCGCACCGTGGCGCCCAGTGGCCGGGTGGACAGCACGCCCCAAGGCTCAACCGCGCCGATGGACTTGAACTCGGCGTCGCTGAGTGGTCGCGTGAGGCTGGCGCTGAGTTCCATCGGGAACGTCCCGCTGTCTTCTATTCCGGAGCGCGGGATGA
It encodes:
- a CDS encoding tripartite tricarboxylate transporter substrate binding protein, with protein sequence MSALFRRFSRCIATAVTAAALATPAFALDTVKFMAPGSVGGGYDQTARVLGKALIEANTAKSTTFENKGGAGGTLGLAQFANSTKGDPNALLVVGAIMVTAIEQNKPQITLKDVTPIARLFTEYNVIAVRKESEFKTLEDLLKVFKDKPTSISWGGGSKGSIDHIGIAELAAKMGVPVNKVNYVAFAGGGEVVAQALGGQIKVITGGYAELGQYIRNGQFRVLAIGAPERIEGIDAPTLKEKGYDVTIGNWRGVYGAANLTPEQRKAVIDAVVAAANSKVWKDNIDTNKWAPNVLTGDEFGKFVDEEHVRLRAMLVEVGLVSK
- a CDS encoding DUF6152 family protein, giving the protein MNGMLGSIGLSLLLAATAAFAHHGWSEYDSSTPLQLNGTIEESGYSHPHGFVRLKTQDKTWNVVLAPPSRMENRGLSRDMLSVGNTASVVGYQNRNKPDEMRAERITVGGKTTELR
- a CDS encoding DUF6644 family protein; this encodes MQAIDTSAGSGPDSWLDWVGDSQLGAAMRGDLWLYPMVEVVHIIGFAVLVGSVVMFDLRVLGLSKEIAVTALARHLLTWSILALLLIVPAGLMMFSAHPHDFASNDIFILKLCLIATAGLNAALFHVGVYRSVTQWNTGTAAPGIAKIQALLSIGLWVSVVMCGRLLAYT
- a CDS encoding polyamine ABC transporter substrate-binding protein gives rise to the protein MRVNNISLMVVLSTLSAATYADEVVNISNWNGYIADDTLTTFTKETGIKATYDIHDSNEVLESKLMTGNTGYDVVSPSNHFLSRLIKAGAVQKLDKSQLPNWKNLDPALMKKLEVNDPGNQYGYPYMWGTAGIGYNVEKIKAIFGSTDVTHSWNLFFDENNIKKLSQCGVAIIDNPTQILPITLNYLGLPSHSHEPADYKKAEQALLKIRPYVQYFHASKYISDLANGNVCAVIGFNGDIVQAAASAKEANNGIEIAYSIPDEGSTLWFDMVVMPKSAPHEKNGYAYMNYLLTPQVIANISNSIHYANPNLAADEYVVPAVKQDLAIYPPTRVLDKLFTVEELPAAIARLTTRLWTKLKTNT